One Phaseolus vulgaris cultivar G19833 chromosome 2, P. vulgaris v2.0, whole genome shotgun sequence DNA window includes the following coding sequences:
- the LOC137812060 gene encoding squamosa promoter-binding protein 1 isoform X1, giving the protein MDASRSEGKRVLRYNEEEEEDEEEEEEEEVETGFGEEGRRNKRVMTDLYGKKGSKAGGSMPPSCQVDNCDADLSEAKQYHRRHKVCEYHAKVHSVLMAGLQQRFCQQCSRLIFAVTCLREKDSMSCLNLMNQKGVVEHDWLAIMRGVAKMQLIVVENNFFYVTMNINKP; this is encoded by the exons ATGGACGCAAGCAGGTCTGAGGGAAAGAGGGTCTTGAGGTACaacgaggaggaggaggaggatgaagaagaagaagaagaggaagaggttGAGACGGGTTTTGGAGAAGAAGGAAGGAGGAATAAGAGAGTAATGACAGATCTCTATGGAAAGAAAGGGTCCAAAGCTGGAGGCTCAATGCCACCTTCTTGTCAGGTAGATAACTGTGATGCTGATCTAAGTGAAGCTAAGCAGTATCACAGAAGGCACAAGGTTTGCGAGTACCATGCCAAGGTTCATTCCGTACTCATGGCAGGGCTGCAACAAAGGTTTTGCCAACAATGTAGCAG GTTAATCTTTGCTGTGACCTGCCTGAGGGAAAAAG ATTCCATGAGCTGTCTGAATTTGATGAATCAAAAAGGAGTTGTAGAACACGATTGGTTGGCCATAATGAGAGGCGTCGCAAAAATGCAGTTGATTGTCGTGGAGAATAATTTCTTCTATGTAACCATGAACATTAATAAACCTTGA
- the LOC137812062 gene encoding mitochondrial arginine transporter BAC1 has protein sequence MEEISRSGYKEYVAGLLAGVATVAIGHPFDTVKVMLQKHNAEAHMIQYRNGLHCTARILKTEGIKGLYRGATSSFVGMAVEGSLFFGIYSQTKVYLQGGVQSGEPRPQVIIPSAAYSGAIISFVLGPAELIKCRMQIQGTDSLVPKSSRYSGPLDCALKTVETEGVKGIFRGGCTTLLRESIGNGVFFGVYEYVRYQMHSNIKVSSSNYSNLADIGVGIASGGLGGVAFWLTVLPLDVAKTLIQTNPDKNCARNPFRVLSSIYQRAGLKGCYAGLGPTISRAFPANAATIVAWELALKMLGIKRD, from the exons ATGGAGGAGATTTCACGTTCAGGGTACAAGGAATATGTCGCTGGCTTGCTCGCTGGTGTTGCCACTGTAGCCATTGGCCACCCCTTTGACACCGTCAAG GTGATGCTGCAAAAGCACAATGCAGAAGCACATATGATTCAGTACAGAAATGGATTGCATTGCACTGCTAGGATATTGAAGACAGAAGGA ATCAAAGGACTTTATAGAGGAGCAACATCATCTTTTGTTGGGATGGCAGTCGAAGGATCACTATTTTTTGGCATTTATTCCCAGACAAAAGTGTACCTTCAG GGGGGAGTTCAAAGTGGGGAACCACGGCCGCAAGTAATAATTCCATCTGCAGCTTATAGTGGTGCCATCATCAGTTTTGTGTTAGGTCCAGCAGAGCTGATAAAG TGTAGGATGCAGATACAAGGCACTGATTCTTTGGTTCCCAAGTCCAGTAGATACAGTGGTCCCCTTGATTGTGCTCTTAAAACAGTAGAAACTGAAGGG GTGAAAGGAATTTTTCGTGGAGGTTGTACAACATTGCTTAGAGAATCTATTGGGAATGGTGTCTTTTTCGGTGTTTACGAATATGTGCGTTATCAAATGCATTCAAACATCAAAGTTTCTTCATCCAATTACAGCAACCTGGCTGATATTGGAGTTGGGATTGCCAGTGGTGGTCTTGGTGGTGTTGCT TTTTGGTTGACGGTTTTGCCTCTTGACGTGGCAAAGACTTTAATTCAGACAAACCCTGACAAAAACTGTGCAAGAAATCCTTTTCGGGTCTTGAGTTCA ATCTACCAAAGGGCTGGATTGAAGGGGTGCTATGCAGGTTTGGGTCCTACTATAAGTCGAGCATTTCCTGCTAATGCTGCAACAATTGTTGCGTGGGAGTTAGCATTGAAAATGTTAGGCATAAAGCGTGACTAA
- the LOC137812060 gene encoding squamosa promoter-binding protein 1 isoform X2: MDASRSEGKRVLRYNEEEEEDEEEEEEEEVETGFGEEGRRNKRVMTDLYGKKGSKAGGSMPPSCQVDNCDADLSEAKQYHRRHKVCEYHAKVHSVLMAGLQQRFCQQCSRFHELSEFDESKRSCRTRLVGHNERRRKNAVDCRGE; encoded by the exons ATGGACGCAAGCAGGTCTGAGGGAAAGAGGGTCTTGAGGTACaacgaggaggaggaggaggatgaagaagaagaagaagaggaagaggttGAGACGGGTTTTGGAGAAGAAGGAAGGAGGAATAAGAGAGTAATGACAGATCTCTATGGAAAGAAAGGGTCCAAAGCTGGAGGCTCAATGCCACCTTCTTGTCAGGTAGATAACTGTGATGCTGATCTAAGTGAAGCTAAGCAGTATCACAGAAGGCACAAGGTTTGCGAGTACCATGCCAAGGTTCATTCCGTACTCATGGCAGGGCTGCAACAAAGGTTTTGCCAACAATGTAGCAG ATTCCATGAGCTGTCTGAATTTGATGAATCAAAAAGGAGTTGTAGAACACGATTGGTTGGCCATAATGAGAGGCGTCGCAAAAATGCAGTTGATTGTCGTGGAGAATAA